The following coding sequences are from one Alphaproteobacteria bacterium window:
- the ald gene encoding alanine dehydrogenase, with protein sequence MKIGVPKEIKTHEYRVGLTPPSVRELIVRGHEVFIETKAGEGIGCPDSDYTAAGAKILPTAAEVFKTADMIVKVKEPQPKECEMLREGQILFTYLHLAADKQQAEGLMKSKCVAIAYETVTDAEGRLPLLAPMSEVAGRMAVQVGARYLEKEQGGAGILLGGVPGVQAAKVVVLGGGVVGTNSIRMAIGLGARVTVVDRSIKRLNELDMQFGSRLTTIYSTADNIEEQVRTAHLVIGGVLIPGAAAPRLVTKKMVENMIPGSVLVDVAIDQGGCFETSRPTTHSDPVYKVNDVIHYCVTNMPGGVPRTSAFALNNATLPFVTAIAQKGWRKALSDNPHLANGLNVCLGEITFEAVAKDLGLKYAPTEKLLAA encoded by the coding sequence ATGAAAATCGGTGTACCCAAAGAAATTAAAACCCACGAATACCGTGTCGGATTGACTCCGCCCAGCGTGCGCGAATTGATCGTGCGCGGCCACGAAGTATTCATTGAAACCAAAGCCGGCGAAGGCATTGGTTGCCCGGATTCCGATTACACTGCTGCGGGTGCCAAAATTTTGCCAACCGCCGCGGAGGTTTTCAAAACCGCAGACATGATCGTAAAGGTCAAAGAACCACAGCCCAAAGAATGTGAAATGTTGCGCGAAGGGCAGATTTTATTCACCTATCTGCACCTTGCGGCCGACAAACAACAAGCCGAAGGCTTGATGAAATCGAAATGCGTCGCGATTGCGTATGAAACCGTGACGGATGCCGAAGGGCGATTGCCCCTTCTCGCCCCGATGTCCGAAGTTGCGGGCCGCATGGCCGTACAAGTCGGCGCGCGGTATTTGGAAAAAGAACAAGGCGGCGCCGGTATTTTATTGGGCGGCGTTCCCGGCGTTCAAGCGGCAAAAGTTGTCGTGTTGGGCGGCGGCGTTGTTGGCACCAATTCGATCCGCATGGCGATCGGGCTTGGCGCGCGGGTAACCGTTGTTGACCGTTCGATCAAACGATTGAATGAATTGGATATGCAATTCGGATCGCGCTTGACCACAATTTATTCAACGGCCGATAATATCGAAGAACAAGTGCGTACCGCGCATTTGGTAATCGGCGGCGTGTTGATTCCAGGCGCAGCGGCCCCAAGATTGGTCACCAAAAAAATGGTCGAAAATATGATCCCGGGTTCGGTATTGGTCGATGTCGCCATCGACCAAGGCGGATGTTTCGAAACATCGCGCCCAACCACCCATTCGGATCCGGTGTACAAGGTGAATGACGTAATCCATTATTGCGTTACGAATATGCCCGGCGGCGTGCCGCGCACATCGGCGTTTGCGTTAAACAACGCAACCTTGCCGTTCGTAACCGCGATTGCGCAAAAAGGTTGGCGCAAAGCCCTAAGCGATAATCCGCATTTGGCAAATGGATTGAACGTATGCCTGGGTGAAATTACGTTCGAAGCCGTAGCCAAAGATTTAGGATTGAAATACGCCCCGACGGAGAAATTATTGGCGGCTTAG